Proteins encoded within one genomic window of Nonomuraea gerenzanensis:
- the sucC gene encoding ADP-forming succinate--CoA ligase subunit beta, translating into MDLFEHQAKELFADYGIPVPRGIVAHTVEEVRSAAEELTGRVVVKAQVKTGGRGKAGGVKVADDAADAVTKAEAILGMDIKGHTVHKVLVEEASAIAEEYYFSFLLDRANRTFLAICSASGGMDIEEVAHTSPEKVAKVPVSALTGIDRAKAREIAVAGGLPEKALDGAAELIEKLWCCFVDEDATLVEVNPMILSADGQVKALDGKVTLDENAGFRQADHEALADKAAEDPLEAKAKEKDLNYVKLDGNVGIIGNGAGLVMSTLDVVAYAGEAFPGKPSPANFLDIGGGASAEVMAAGLEIILSDPSVKSIFVNVFGGITACDAVANGIVSAFKLLESRGEAVTHPLVVRLDGNNALLGRQILADAALPRVELVDTMDEAAKRAAELAAVGA; encoded by the coding sequence GTGGACCTGTTCGAACATCAGGCGAAGGAGCTCTTCGCTGACTACGGCATCCCTGTGCCGCGCGGCATCGTCGCCCACACTGTGGAGGAGGTCCGGTCGGCCGCTGAGGAGCTGACCGGCCGCGTTGTCGTCAAGGCCCAGGTCAAGACCGGTGGCCGCGGTAAGGCCGGCGGCGTGAAGGTGGCCGACGACGCCGCCGACGCCGTGACCAAGGCCGAGGCCATCCTCGGCATGGACATCAAGGGCCACACGGTCCACAAGGTCCTCGTCGAGGAGGCCAGCGCGATCGCGGAGGAGTACTACTTCTCCTTCCTGCTCGACCGCGCCAACCGCACGTTCCTCGCGATCTGCTCCGCCTCCGGCGGCATGGACATCGAAGAGGTCGCCCACACCTCGCCGGAGAAGGTCGCCAAGGTGCCGGTCTCGGCCCTGACCGGCATCGACCGCGCCAAGGCCCGCGAGATCGCGGTGGCCGGCGGCCTGCCGGAGAAGGCGCTCGACGGCGCCGCCGAGCTGATCGAGAAGCTCTGGTGCTGCTTCGTCGACGAGGACGCCACGCTGGTCGAGGTCAACCCGATGATCCTGTCGGCCGACGGCCAGGTGAAGGCCCTCGACGGCAAGGTCACCCTCGACGAGAACGCCGGCTTCCGCCAGGCCGACCACGAGGCGCTGGCCGACAAGGCCGCCGAGGACCCGCTCGAGGCCAAGGCCAAGGAGAAGGACCTCAACTACGTCAAGCTCGACGGCAACGTCGGCATCATCGGCAACGGCGCCGGCCTGGTCATGTCCACCCTCGACGTGGTCGCCTACGCCGGCGAGGCGTTCCCCGGCAAGCCGTCCCCCGCCAACTTCCTCGACATCGGCGGCGGCGCCTCGGCCGAGGTGATGGCCGCGGGCCTGGAGATCATCCTCTCCGACCCGAGCGTCAAGTCGATCTTCGTGAACGTCTTCGGCGGCATCACCGCCTGCGACGCCGTCGCCAACGGCATCGTCTCGGCGTTCAAGCTGCTGGAGAGCCGCGGCGAGGCCGTGACCCACCCGCTGGTGGTCCGCCTCGACGGCAACAACGCCCTGCTCGGGCGGCAGATCCTGGCCGACGCCGCGCTCCCGCGCGTCGAGCTGGTAGACACGATGGACGAAGCGGCCAAGCGTGCCGCCGAGCTCGCTGCGGTAGGTGCGTGA
- a CDS encoding neutral zinc metallopeptidase, producing the protein MKPVTRALPKLTRLFAGLAVITLAAACGLARPPSMDTRGADSFEDDIVTARTLTEEFWNGQFQQLGRTYRPISDFIPYSGSAGPSCGGEPAVPNNAFYCPLGHFIAFDQDWMQGLWNDMGDGAVYVIIPHELGHAIQAQLRTDFTLNVQMELQADCYAGGALSALVSSGVLTTDEGDENELFASLAAAGDPTDDWLNPAAHGTAEQRQISFVRGYRDGVGAC; encoded by the coding sequence GTGAAGCCCGTGACCCGTGCCCTGCCCAAGCTCACCAGGCTGTTCGCCGGTCTGGCCGTCATCACCCTGGCAGCCGCCTGCGGCCTCGCCCGGCCGCCGTCCATGGACACGAGGGGTGCCGACTCGTTCGAGGACGACATCGTCACCGCGCGCACGCTGACGGAGGAGTTCTGGAACGGCCAGTTCCAGCAACTCGGCCGCACCTATCGGCCCATCAGCGACTTCATCCCGTACTCGGGCAGCGCCGGCCCGAGCTGCGGCGGCGAGCCCGCCGTCCCGAACAACGCCTTCTACTGCCCGCTCGGCCACTTCATCGCCTTCGACCAGGACTGGATGCAGGGGCTCTGGAACGACATGGGCGACGGGGCCGTCTATGTCATCATCCCGCACGAGCTCGGCCACGCCATCCAGGCGCAGCTCCGTACCGACTTCACCCTGAACGTCCAGATGGAGCTCCAGGCGGACTGTTACGCGGGAGGCGCCCTGTCCGCGCTGGTCAGCTCGGGCGTGCTGACGACGGACGAAGGCGACGAGAACGAACTGTTCGCGAGCCTCGCGGCGGCGGGCGACCCGACGGACGACTGGCTCAACCCGGCGGCTCACGGGACGGCGGAGCAGCGGCAGATCTCGTTCGTGCGCGGCTACCGGGACGGGGTGGGTGCCTGCTGA
- a CDS encoding WhiB family transcriptional regulator, with protein MAPEEISWLRRGACRSSDPDLFFPLAPTPLQEARAKAVCATCQVVEECRSYALRAGEAEGIWGGLTPEERRRTRFPEGWRRPAAS; from the coding sequence ATGGCACCGGAGGAGATCAGCTGGCTGCGCAGGGGCGCATGCAGATCCAGCGACCCCGACCTCTTCTTCCCCCTCGCCCCCACCCCACTGCAGGAGGCCCGCGCCAAGGCGGTGTGCGCGACCTGCCAGGTGGTGGAGGAGTGCCGCTCCTACGCCTTACGCGCCGGCGAGGCTGAGGGCATCTGGGGCGGCCTGACCCCGGAGGAACGTCGCCGCACCCGCTTCCCGGAAGGCTGGCGCCGCCCGGCCGCCTCCTGA
- the purN gene encoding phosphoribosylglycinamide formyltransferase translates to MSKAGRLVVLVSGSGTNLQALLDASADPSYGARVVAVGADREGIEGLDRATRANVPTFVEKLGDYATRAEWDAAIAAKIAAYEPDLVVSAGFMKILGTPTLDAFPVLNTHPALLPSFPGAHGVRDALAHGVKVTGCTVMLADEGVDTGPIVAQAAVPVLADDDEAVLHERIKVVERRLLVETVGRMAREGWTVSGRTVRIGNHTGGEST, encoded by the coding sequence GTGTCTAAGGCTGGGCGGCTCGTCGTCCTCGTCTCCGGCTCTGGAACCAACCTACAGGCCCTGCTGGACGCTTCCGCCGACCCGTCGTACGGGGCTCGCGTGGTCGCGGTCGGGGCCGACAGGGAGGGAATCGAGGGGCTGGACAGGGCTACCAGGGCAAATGTCCCGACTTTTGTCGAGAAACTGGGCGATTATGCGACTCGGGCGGAATGGGATGCGGCCATCGCCGCCAAGATCGCAGCTTACGAGCCCGACCTGGTCGTGTCCGCGGGCTTCATGAAAATTTTGGGTACGCCGACGCTCGACGCGTTCCCCGTGCTGAACACGCATCCGGCGCTGCTGCCGTCGTTCCCCGGCGCGCACGGCGTGCGTGACGCGCTGGCCCACGGGGTCAAGGTGACCGGCTGCACCGTCATGCTGGCCGACGAGGGGGTCGACACGGGCCCGATCGTGGCGCAGGCGGCGGTGCCGGTGCTGGCAGACGACGACGAGGCGGTCCTGCACGAGCGCATCAAGGTGGTCGAACGCCGCCTGCTCGTCGAGACCGTCGGCCGGATGGCTCGCGAGGGCTGGACGGTCAGCGGACGTACCGTCCGAATCGGCAACCACACAGGAGGGGAATCCACGTGA
- a CDS encoding cell division protein PerM — translation MTAILDQLRAGPRSMLGKLAGDDDETRRPLPVSGMLAAVFTLGVGLAALTTLTLVGWIAAPRGTLGAGLPGVFRTAAQLWLAAHHAGFAIPGGRVGLLPLGLMILPAVLLYRAGRWMARDADLRLRLPARLPKNSPKEQAGARRRAQLVLVVQAGVSLAAPYALLAGLIALVASNEITQPFIGEALLSHFVLAFLAGALATARMIGPWRVMLRLLPERVRALTVGTAVATALLLVAGLALVLIAFVVNFDQVEELSGVLSPGFVGGVLLALLQLLYLLNAVVWAFSYIAGPGFAIGADTLVAPTGVQLGTVPSLPLLGALPESGPVPAWMMAVVAVPFAAGAVAGVMVARISPSPSYEAAPLWGFLTGVTTGLVAGVLAALSGGPIGGGRLAAVGPSPWEVALSVALEVGVAAGISAGVTNLLLLNKRARAPLDKAAAPVRKAGAALAKAASRVGLAESDPRPLPGHWMDATEADTQEIPVIRDDWQDEHASAEAETQAQARPRPPEPAPAARSPRKDIVDESDDRGGHVIYVDPYAWDRD, via the coding sequence GTGACGGCGATCCTCGACCAGCTCCGTGCAGGCCCCCGGTCGATGCTTGGCAAGCTCGCGGGCGACGACGACGAGACCAGGCGGCCGTTGCCGGTCTCGGGGATGCTGGCCGCCGTGTTCACGCTGGGCGTCGGCCTGGCCGCGCTCACCACGCTCACCCTGGTCGGGTGGATCGCCGCGCCGCGCGGCACGCTGGGCGCCGGGCTGCCGGGGGTGTTCCGTACGGCGGCGCAGTTGTGGCTGGCCGCGCACCACGCCGGGTTCGCCATCCCGGGCGGGCGGGTCGGGCTGTTGCCGCTCGGGCTGATGATCCTGCCCGCCGTGCTGCTCTACCGCGCGGGCCGGTGGATGGCCCGCGACGCCGACCTGCGGCTGCGCCTGCCCGCGCGGCTGCCGAAGAACAGCCCCAAGGAGCAGGCGGGTGCCCGGCGCCGGGCCCAGCTCGTGCTCGTGGTGCAGGCCGGGGTGTCGCTGGCGGCCCCGTACGCGCTGCTGGCCGGCCTGATCGCGCTCGTGGCGAGCAACGAGATCACGCAGCCCTTCATCGGGGAGGCGCTGCTCAGCCACTTCGTGCTGGCGTTCCTGGCGGGGGCGCTGGCCACGGCGCGGATGATCGGGCCGTGGCGGGTGATGCTGCGGCTGCTGCCCGAGCGCGTGCGCGCCCTGACGGTCGGCACGGCGGTCGCCACGGCGCTGCTGCTCGTGGCCGGGCTCGCGCTGGTCCTGATCGCCTTCGTGGTCAACTTCGACCAGGTCGAGGAGCTGTCGGGGGTGTTGTCGCCCGGGTTCGTGGGCGGCGTGCTGCTGGCGTTGCTGCAACTGCTCTACCTGCTGAACGCCGTCGTCTGGGCCTTCTCCTACATCGCCGGGCCCGGGTTCGCCATCGGCGCCGACACCCTGGTCGCGCCCACGGGCGTGCAACTCGGCACCGTGCCCAGCCTGCCGTTGCTGGGGGCGCTGCCGGAGAGCGGGCCCGTGCCGGCGTGGATGATGGCGGTGGTCGCGGTGCCGTTCGCGGCGGGGGCCGTGGCGGGGGTGATGGTGGCCAGGATCTCGCCGTCGCCGTCGTACGAGGCGGCGCCGCTGTGGGGGTTCCTCACCGGGGTGACGACGGGGCTCGTGGCGGGGGTGCTGGCGGCGCTGTCCGGCGGGCCCATCGGTGGCGGGCGACTGGCCGCGGTCGGGCCGTCGCCGTGGGAGGTGGCGCTGTCGGTGGCGCTGGAGGTCGGGGTGGCCGCGGGCATCTCGGCAGGGGTGACGAACCTGCTGCTGCTCAACAAGCGTGCCAGGGCGCCGCTCGACAAGGCGGCGGCTCCCGTGCGCAAGGCGGGCGCGGCGCTGGCGAAGGCGGCCAGCCGGGTGGGGCTGGCCGAGTCGGACCCACGACCGCTGCCCGGTCACTGGATGGACGCGACCGAGGCCGACACCCAGGAGATCCCGGTCATCAGGGACGACTGGCAGGACGAGCACGCCTCGGCCGAGGCGGAGACCCAGGCCCAGGCCCGGCCCCGCCCGCCCGAGCCGGCTCCGGCCGCCCGGTCGCCGCGCAAGGACATCGTGGACGAGTCGGACGACCGGGGCGGGCACGTCATCTACGTCGATCCGTACGCCTGGGACCGCGACTGA
- a CDS encoding CPBP family intramembrane glutamic endopeptidase, whose product MLLRSIAVLTAANILNNKIAPRLGPLTSTVATAALVAMARRSGVSWEDLGFEHGRRGAVAGGALVLAVAGVYTAGVAMPRTRPLFHDDRALSLSRARVLEEALLQVPLGTVLLEEVGFRGALYGMLRRRHGTATATAVSSALFGLWHILPAIDMARANPALGALTAGESPAHLDTARVVAGSVVSTAAAGVLFCELRRHRGLLTPVMLHLATNSLGYAFARIAAKLPGTDPNPNAGPALRSGSGSGSGSGPGSGSGSGSGSGSGPGSGSGSGSGSGSGSGSG is encoded by the coding sequence GTGCTGTTGCGCTCGATCGCCGTCCTCACCGCTGCCAACATCCTCAACAACAAGATCGCCCCACGCCTGGGCCCGCTCACCTCCACCGTCGCCACGGCCGCGCTGGTCGCGATGGCCCGCAGGTCCGGGGTGTCATGGGAGGATCTCGGTTTCGAGCACGGCCGGCGTGGGGCCGTCGCCGGTGGTGCCTTGGTGCTGGCGGTGGCCGGGGTCTACACGGCGGGCGTCGCCATGCCCCGTACCAGGCCGCTCTTCCATGACGACCGCGCCCTGTCGCTCTCGCGCGCCCGCGTTCTGGAGGAGGCGTTGCTGCAGGTCCCGTTGGGCACGGTGCTGCTGGAGGAGGTGGGGTTCCGGGGCGCGTTGTACGGCATGTTGCGGCGTCGGCACGGCACGGCCACGGCCACGGCGGTTTCGTCGGCTCTGTTCGGGCTTTGGCACATCCTGCCGGCCATCGACATGGCCCGCGCCAATCCCGCTCTGGGTGCCCTGACTGCGGGTGAATCCCCTGCGCATCTGGACACCGCGCGGGTCGTGGCGGGGAGTGTGGTGTCCACGGCGGCGGCTGGGGTGCTGTTCTGCGAGCTGCGGCGCCATCGCGGCCTTCTGACCCCCGTCATGCTGCATCTGGCCACCAACTCTCTTGGTTATGCCTTCGCCCGGATCGCAGCCAAACTGCCCGGCACCGACCCAAACCCCAACGCCGGTCCCGCCCTCCGTTCCGGTTCCGGTTCGGGCTCCGGCTCCGGCCCGGGCTCCGGCTCGGGCTCCGGTTCGGGCTCCGGCTCCGGCCCGGGCTCCGGCTCGGGCTCCGGCTCGGGCTCCGGTTCGGGCTCGGGCTCCGGCTGA
- a CDS encoding type II toxin-antitoxin system VapB family antitoxin has product MRTVIDIDKELMEAAQQTLGTPTMRETVHAALRAVVDRDAERVCAIRAFEFWRTEGSPDLLDPEIMKPAWQRQD; this is encoded by the coding sequence ATGCGTACGGTAATCGACATCGACAAGGAGCTCATGGAGGCGGCCCAGCAGACGCTGGGCACGCCGACCATGAGAGAAACGGTCCACGCCGCGCTGCGGGCGGTCGTCGACAGGGACGCGGAAAGAGTATGTGCGATCAGAGCGTTCGAGTTCTGGCGCACGGAGGGGAGCCCGGATCTGCTGGATCCGGAGATCATGAAGCCTGCGTGG
- a CDS encoding glutamate--cysteine ligase: MGRDVPVVVFSREDRRKYREKVHRCLDVFAQMLRESRFEFEHPLAGLEIELNIVDQHGEAAMRNAEVLAAIAQPDWATELGQFNIEINIEPQTLTGDGALRLENDVRARLNHAEERARSEGGHLALIGILPTLREQDIGEGTLSANPRYRLLNEQIFAARGEDLHLAIEGVERLDTHADSVAPEAACTSVQLHLQVSPETFAAHWNAAQAIAGAQVAVAANSPYLFGKELHRETRITLFEQATDTRPAELKAQGVRPRVWFGERWITSVFDLFEENVSYYPALLPLCDEEDPRAELERGRVPHLHELTLHNGTVYRWNRPVYAVVNGVPHLRVENRVLPAGPSVADIAANAAFYYGLMRVLPYDERPVWSQMSFRAAEDNLAAAARHGLDARLYWPGLGEVPASELILRRLLPMAHDGLARWGVHGPVADRLLSIIEGRCLAGRTGANWQVDRVRAQAGSGDRHEALRGMTLEYIERMHTNEPVHTWDV, translated from the coding sequence ATGGGCAGGGACGTGCCAGTGGTCGTGTTCAGCCGAGAAGACCGCCGCAAATATCGGGAAAAGGTCCACCGATGCCTCGACGTCTTCGCCCAGATGCTGCGCGAATCACGCTTCGAGTTCGAACACCCCCTCGCAGGCCTGGAGATCGAGCTCAACATCGTCGACCAGCACGGCGAGGCCGCCATGCGCAACGCCGAGGTGCTCGCCGCGATCGCGCAACCGGACTGGGCGACGGAGCTGGGCCAGTTCAACATCGAGATCAACATCGAGCCCCAGACCCTGACAGGCGACGGGGCGCTGCGCCTGGAGAACGACGTCAGGGCCCGGCTCAACCACGCCGAGGAACGCGCCCGCTCCGAAGGCGGCCACCTGGCCCTGATCGGCATCCTGCCCACACTGCGCGAGCAGGACATCGGCGAGGGCACGCTCTCCGCGAACCCCCGCTACCGCCTGCTCAACGAGCAGATCTTCGCAGCCAGGGGCGAGGACCTCCACCTGGCCATCGAGGGCGTCGAACGCCTCGACACCCACGCCGACAGCGTCGCCCCCGAGGCCGCGTGCACGAGCGTCCAGCTCCACCTGCAGGTGAGCCCCGAGACGTTCGCCGCGCACTGGAACGCCGCCCAGGCCATCGCGGGTGCCCAGGTGGCGGTGGCCGCGAACTCGCCGTACCTGTTCGGCAAGGAGTTGCACAGGGAGACCAGGATCACGCTGTTCGAGCAGGCCACGGACACCCGCCCGGCGGAGCTGAAGGCGCAGGGGGTGCGGCCCAGGGTGTGGTTCGGGGAGCGGTGGATCACGAGCGTTTTCGACCTGTTCGAGGAGAACGTCAGCTACTACCCGGCTCTGCTGCCCCTCTGCGACGAGGAGGACCCGCGCGCCGAGCTCGAACGCGGCCGCGTCCCCCACCTCCACGAGCTGACCCTGCACAACGGCACCGTCTACCGCTGGAACCGCCCGGTATACGCGGTGGTGAACGGCGTGCCGCACCTGCGCGTGGAGAACCGGGTGCTGCCCGCCGGGCCCTCCGTGGCCGACATCGCGGCCAACGCGGCGTTCTACTACGGGTTGATGCGCGTGCTGCCGTACGACGAGCGGCCGGTCTGGAGCCAGATGTCGTTCAGGGCGGCCGAGGACAATCTCGCGGCGGCGGCGCGGCACGGGCTGGACGCGCGGCTGTACTGGCCGGGGCTGGGCGAGGTGCCGGCCTCCGAGCTGATCCTGCGCCGGCTGCTGCCCATGGCCCACGACGGGCTGGCCAGGTGGGGCGTGCACGGGCCGGTCGCCGACCGGCTGCTGTCCATCATCGAGGGCCGCTGCCTGGCCGGCCGCACGGGCGCGAACTGGCAGGTGGATCGGGTACGCGCGCAGGCCGGCTCCGGTGATCGGCACGAGGCGTTGCGGGGCATGACACTGGAGTACATCGAGCGCATGCACACCAACGAACCCGTACACACTTGGGACGTGTGA
- the sucD gene encoding succinate--CoA ligase subunit alpha, whose protein sequence is MAIWLTENSKIIVQGMTGGEGTKHTRRMLASGARVVGGVNARKAGTTHEGLPVFGTVAEAMEATGADVSVVFVPPKFTKDAVKEAIDAEIPLCVVITEGVPVHDSTEFWAYAVEKGNKTRIIGPNCPGIASPGASNAGIIPADITTAGRIGLVSKSGTLTYQLMYELRDFGFSTAVGIGGDPVIGTTHIDALQAFQEDPGTDAIVMIGEIGGDAEERAAAYIEQHVTKPVVAYVAGFTAPEGKTMGHAGAIVSGSAGTAQAKKEALEKVGVRVGKTPSETARLMREIMQAR, encoded by the coding sequence ATGGCCATCTGGTTGACTGAGAACAGCAAGATCATCGTCCAGGGCATGACCGGCGGTGAGGGCACCAAGCACACCCGCCGCATGCTCGCCTCCGGCGCCAGGGTCGTCGGCGGCGTGAACGCCCGCAAGGCCGGCACCACGCACGAGGGCCTGCCCGTGTTCGGCACGGTCGCGGAGGCCATGGAGGCCACCGGCGCCGACGTGTCGGTCGTGTTCGTGCCGCCGAAGTTCACCAAGGACGCGGTCAAGGAGGCCATCGACGCCGAGATCCCGCTCTGCGTCGTGATCACCGAGGGCGTGCCCGTGCACGACTCCACCGAGTTCTGGGCGTACGCGGTCGAGAAGGGCAACAAGACCCGCATCATCGGCCCGAACTGCCCCGGCATCGCCTCGCCCGGCGCCTCCAACGCCGGCATCATCCCCGCCGACATCACCACCGCCGGCCGCATCGGCCTGGTCTCCAAGTCCGGCACGCTCACCTACCAGCTCATGTACGAGCTGCGTGACTTCGGCTTCTCCACGGCCGTCGGCATCGGCGGCGACCCCGTGATCGGCACCACGCACATCGACGCGCTGCAGGCGTTCCAGGAGGACCCCGGCACCGACGCGATCGTCATGATCGGCGAGATCGGCGGCGACGCCGAGGAGCGGGCCGCGGCCTACATCGAGCAGCACGTCACCAAGCCGGTCGTGGCCTACGTGGCCGGCTTCACCGCGCCCGAGGGCAAGACGATGGGGCACGCGGGCGCCATCGTGTCCGGCTCGGCCGGCACCGCGCAGGCCAAGAAGGAGGCCCTGGAGAAGGTCGGCGTCCGCGTCGGCAAGACCCCCTCCGAGACGGCCCGCCTGATGCGCGAGATCATGCAGGCGCGCTGA
- the purH gene encoding bifunctional phosphoribosylaminoimidazolecarboxamide formyltransferase/IMP cyclohydrolase, producing the protein MTRIAIRRALIAVYDKSGLEELARALDGAGVEIVSTGGTAAAISSYGIPVTKVEQLTGFPECLDGRVKTLHPRVHAGLLADVTKPHHVAQLDELEIDPFQLVVVNLYPFQETVASGASDAECVEQIDIGGPAMIRGAAKNHNTCAVVVNPSFYGDVRDALSEGGFTLTERKRLAGIAYAHTAAYDVAVANWFAGTYVGEGEEFPEFTGAAYERKATLRYGENPHQRAALYAGGTAGTGGLAGAEQLHGKEMSYNNYLDADAAWRAAWDFTEPAVAIIKHQNPCGIAIGTDVADAHRKAHACDPVSAYGGVIAVNRPVTAELARQIAEVFTEVVIAPGYDEEALEVLRAKKSLRMLACPEGPSSPTEFRRIDGGLLVQSVDRVDAPGDSAAQWELKTGEPVSPEVLADLEFAWRACRSVKSNAILLASGGATVGVGMGQVNRVDSCRLAVTRAGERVAGSVAASDAFFPFPDGLEVLLEAGVRAIVEPGGSIRDELVIEAAKKAGASLYFTGTRHFFH; encoded by the coding sequence GTGACTCGCATCGCCATCCGGCGCGCGCTCATCGCTGTTTACGACAAGTCCGGGCTCGAAGAGCTGGCCAGAGCCCTCGACGGCGCCGGAGTGGAGATCGTCTCGACCGGTGGCACGGCCGCCGCGATCTCCTCCTACGGCATCCCGGTGACGAAGGTGGAGCAGCTCACCGGGTTCCCCGAGTGCCTCGACGGGCGGGTCAAGACGCTGCACCCGCGCGTGCACGCCGGGCTGCTGGCCGACGTCACCAAGCCGCACCACGTGGCGCAGCTCGACGAGCTGGAGATCGACCCGTTCCAGCTCGTCGTGGTGAACCTGTATCCGTTCCAGGAGACGGTGGCCTCGGGGGCGTCCGACGCCGAGTGCGTCGAGCAGATCGACATCGGCGGCCCCGCCATGATCCGCGGCGCCGCCAAGAACCACAACACCTGCGCGGTCGTGGTGAACCCGAGCTTCTACGGCGACGTGCGGGACGCCCTGTCCGAGGGCGGCTTCACGCTGACCGAGCGCAAGCGGCTGGCGGGCATCGCGTACGCGCACACCGCCGCTTACGACGTGGCCGTGGCGAACTGGTTCGCGGGCACGTACGTGGGCGAGGGCGAGGAGTTCCCCGAGTTCACGGGGGCGGCGTACGAGCGCAAGGCCACGCTCCGCTACGGCGAGAACCCGCACCAGCGCGCGGCGCTCTACGCGGGCGGCACGGCCGGCACCGGCGGCCTGGCGGGTGCCGAGCAGCTGCACGGCAAGGAGATGTCCTACAACAACTACCTCGACGCCGACGCCGCCTGGCGCGCCGCCTGGGACTTCACCGAGCCCGCCGTGGCCATCATCAAGCACCAGAACCCGTGCGGCATCGCCATCGGCACCGACGTCGCCGACGCGCACCGCAAGGCGCACGCCTGCGACCCCGTCTCGGCGTACGGTGGCGTGATCGCCGTGAACCGGCCCGTCACGGCCGAGCTGGCCCGGCAGATCGCCGAGGTGTTCACCGAGGTCGTCATCGCCCCCGGCTACGACGAGGAGGCGCTGGAGGTGCTGCGGGCCAAGAAGAGCCTGCGCATGCTGGCCTGCCCGGAGGGCCCCTCGTCGCCGACCGAGTTCCGCAGGATCGACGGCGGCCTGCTCGTGCAGAGCGTGGACCGCGTGGACGCCCCCGGCGACTCGGCGGCGCAGTGGGAGCTCAAGACCGGCGAGCCGGTCTCGCCCGAGGTGCTGGCGGACCTGGAGTTCGCCTGGCGCGCCTGCCGTTCGGTCAAGTCGAACGCCATCCTCCTGGCCAGCGGCGGCGCCACCGTGGGCGTCGGCATGGGCCAGGTGAACCGGGTCGACTCCTGCCGCCTGGCCGTCACCCGGGCGGGGGAGCGCGTGGCCGGCTCGGTGGCGGCCTCCGACGCGTTCTTCCCGTTCCCCGACGGGCTGGAGGTGCTGCTGGAGGCCGGCGTGCGCGCGATCGTGGAGCCGGGCGGCTCCATCAGGGACGAGCTGGTCATCGAGGCGGCGAAGAAGGCCGGCGCGAGCCTGTACTTCACCGGCACCCGCCACTTCTTCCACTAG
- the galE gene encoding UDP-glucose 4-epimerase GalE, translating to MRVLITGGAGYIGSTIASACLDAGIDPVILDSLVTGRREFAEGRLFYEGDISDGTLIDKVFAENPDIEAVIHCAALIVVPDSVADPIGYYRANVTKSLEFVDHLLRNGCTRMIFSSSASIYRAGADHTVTEESPLDPQSPYARTKAVCEGMFADIAASRPLRILSLRYFNPIGADPQLRTGLQLRRPSHALGKMIEAYEDRVPFQITGTEWPTSDGTGIRDYIHVWDLATAHVAALRRFDELEVGVINLGTGAGTTVRELVDTFNRVVDRPIEVVEAPARPGDVAGAYTRSDRAGRLLGWQAHYSIEEGIRHSLQWAGVRDSRLGSDAGAA from the coding sequence ATGCGCGTTTTGATTACCGGCGGGGCGGGTTATATCGGCAGCACGATCGCGTCGGCGTGTCTGGATGCGGGGATCGATCCCGTCATTCTGGACAGCCTCGTGACAGGACGGCGGGAGTTCGCCGAAGGCCGGCTGTTCTATGAGGGCGATATCAGCGACGGCACGCTGATTGACAAGGTATTCGCGGAGAATCCCGATATCGAGGCAGTCATCCACTGCGCGGCTCTCATCGTGGTCCCCGACTCCGTGGCCGACCCCATCGGCTACTACCGCGCGAACGTCACCAAGAGCCTGGAGTTCGTCGACCACCTGCTCCGTAACGGCTGCACTCGGATGATCTTCAGCTCCTCGGCGTCGATCTACCGCGCCGGTGCCGACCACACGGTGACCGAGGAGTCCCCGCTCGACCCCCAGAGCCCGTACGCGCGTACGAAGGCGGTCTGTGAAGGCATGTTCGCCGACATCGCCGCCAGCCGTCCCCTTCGGATCCTGTCCCTGCGCTACTTCAACCCGATCGGTGCCGATCCGCAGCTGCGCACGGGGTTGCAGCTGCGCCGGCCCAGTCACGCCCTGGGCAAGATGATCGAGGCGTACGAGGACCGCGTGCCGTTCCAGATCACCGGCACCGAGTGGCCCACGAGCGACGGCACCGGCATCCGCGACTACATCCACGTGTGGGATCTGGCCACCGCGCACGTGGCGGCGCTGCGGCGCTTCGACGAGCTGGAGGTCGGGGTGATCAACCTGGGCACCGGTGCGGGCACCACCGTGCGTGAGCTGGTCGACACCTTCAACCGCGTGGTCGACCGGCCCATCGAGGTGGTCGAGGCGCCGGCTCGTCCGGGTGATGTGGCCGGCGCCTACACCCGTAGTGATCGGGCCGGGCGGCTGCTGGGGTGGCAGGCCCACTACTCGATCGAGGAGGGGATCAGGCACTCGTTGCAGTGGGCGGGCGTCCGGGATTCCAGGCTGGGGTCGGACGCCGGGGCTGCGTGA